The Flavobacterium praedii genome window below encodes:
- a CDS encoding OmpA family protein — protein MKAIINFKKEFCMTCAPNIISLKSLLLLSLFWLSIQSPVQAQEIKYTRPSWFFGVAGGANFNFYRGSTHQLNSSLTPPVTFHNGDGVGLYLAPLIEFHKPDTRLGFMFQAGYDSRKGTFDQKISPCNCPADLSTDLNYITVEPSIRFAPFKSNLYLYGGPRLAFNMDKSFTYKFGINPAYPNQVPTPDVKDDFDAIDKTIISMQVGAGYDIYLSSQSHKTQFVLSPFVSFHPYFGQNPRTVETWNITTVRAGVALKFGQGSEIIIPEVAAPQVQFSVNSPMNSPGERNVREVFPLRNYVFYDLGSNEIPSRYKLLRKEDVKDFDEDRIGATASVNPTGRSARQMTVYYNVINILGNRMVKNPSTNITLVGSSEKGPEEGVLMAESIKNYLVTVFEINPIRITTKGQFKPNIPSEQPGGKRELELLREGDRRVSIESNSPELLMEFQSGPDAPLRPLEFVAIQEAPSSSYVTIDATGAKEAFSSWSLEITDPDKQVKTFGPYTQEQVKLSGKDIMGTRAEGDYKVKLIGQTKSGQITVKETTTHMVLWTPSKTEEALRYSIIFEFNKSKAIAMYEKYLTEVVTPKIPKNGVVIIHGHTDIIGEEPYNLNLSLDRANEVKSIIEKALSQTGRKDVTFEVHGYGEDESVSPFENKFPEERFYNRTVIIDIIPATK, from the coding sequence ATGAAAGCTATAATTAATTTCAAAAAGGAGTTCTGCATGACATGCGCTCCCAATATTATTTCCTTAAAAAGTCTTTTGCTTTTGAGTTTGTTCTGGTTAAGTATACAGTCACCAGTTCAGGCACAAGAAATTAAGTACACAAGACCTTCTTGGTTCTTTGGTGTAGCGGGTGGAGCCAACTTTAATTTTTATCGTGGTTCAACGCATCAACTCAATTCAAGTCTAACACCTCCTGTTACTTTTCATAATGGAGATGGAGTGGGACTTTATCTGGCTCCACTTATTGAGTTTCATAAACCTGATACAAGATTGGGGTTTATGTTTCAGGCTGGTTATGATAGTAGAAAAGGAACTTTTGATCAGAAAATTAGTCCCTGTAATTGTCCCGCTGACTTGTCTACTGATTTAAATTATATTACAGTAGAACCAAGCATTCGTTTTGCACCTTTTAAATCAAACTTGTATTTGTATGGTGGACCACGTTTAGCTTTCAATATGGATAAATCGTTTACGTATAAATTCGGAATCAATCCTGCTTACCCAAATCAAGTGCCAACTCCTGATGTGAAAGATGATTTTGATGCAATTGATAAAACTATTATTTCGATGCAAGTAGGAGCGGGTTATGATATTTATTTATCCTCACAAAGTCATAAAACACAATTTGTTTTGTCTCCTTTTGTTTCTTTTCATCCTTATTTTGGACAAAATCCACGTACCGTTGAAACTTGGAATATAACGACAGTTAGAGCAGGTGTAGCACTTAAATTTGGACAAGGAAGTGAAATTATTATTCCAGAAGTTGCAGCTCCTCAGGTACAATTTTCTGTAAATTCACCTATGAATTCACCAGGTGAACGGAACGTGAGAGAAGTTTTTCCGTTAAGAAATTATGTTTTTTATGATCTAGGATCGAATGAAATACCAAGCCGTTACAAATTATTGAGAAAAGAAGATGTGAAAGATTTTGATGAAGATCGAATTGGAGCTACAGCATCTGTAAATCCAACGGGTCGTTCTGCGCGTCAAATGACTGTCTATTATAATGTAATTAACATTTTAGGAAATCGAATGGTAAAGAATCCTTCAACGAATATAACACTAGTAGGATCTTCAGAAAAAGGGCCAGAAGAGGGTGTTTTAATGGCAGAATCAATTAAAAACTACTTGGTTACTGTGTTTGAAATAAATCCGATTAGAATAACTACTAAAGGGCAGTTTAAACCAAATATTCCTTCGGAACAGCCTGGAGGTAAAAGAGAATTAGAGTTGCTTCGAGAAGGAGATCGCAGAGTTTCAATAGAAAGTAATTCACCAGAATTATTGATGGAATTTCAAAGTGGTCCAGATGCTCCATTAAGACCATTAGAATTTGTAGCTATTCAAGAAGCTCCTTCAAGTAGTTATGTTACTATAGATGCAACAGGAGCAAAAGAAGCATTCTCCTCTTGGTCATTAGAAATAACAGATCCAGACAAACAAGTGAAAACTTTTGGTCCTTATACTCAAGAACAAGTAAAATTATCGGGTAAAGATATTATGGGTACTCGTGCAGAAGGTGATTATAAAGTAAAGTTGATAGGACAAACAAAAAGTGGTCAAATTACAGTAAAAGAAACAACAACACATATGGTTCTTTGGACACCTTCTAAAACGGAGGAAGCGCTTAGATACAGTATCATTTTTGAATTTAATAAATCAAAAGCGATTGCAATGTATGAGAAATATTTAACAGAGGTTGTTACACCCAAAATACCCAAAAATGGAGTAGTTATTATTCATGGACATACTGATATTATTGGGGAAGAACCTTATAATTTAAATTTATCTTTGGATAGAGCCAACGAAGTCAAAAGTATTATTGAAAAAGCATTGTCTCAAACGGGACGAAAAGATGTCACATTTGAAGTGCATGGATATGGTGAGGATGAAAGTGTATCTCCTTTTGAAAATAAATTTCCTGAAGAGCGTTTTTATAACCGTACCGTGATAATTGATATTATTCCTGCAACAAAATAG
- a CDS encoding BCCT family transporter, protein MNSIFRNLKKINTNFTPTVALPSIVLILLLSLFCGLFSNDAAAVLDFSKGIIFKNLSWFYVLLVTLFVLFLLFAAISKFGKIKLGADDSEPEYSSFSWIAMLFAAGMGIGLMYFGVSETMAHFANPAISNLDENLRAKEAQLYTFFHWGIHAWSIYGVVGLSLAYFTYRYNLPLAIRSGFYPMLKDRINGRLGNIVDVFGLCSTFFGITTTLGFGVVQLCAGLHSLGVIHNTTFEYQAIIVILVMSIAVLSALSGLGKGVKLMSEINIILATLLMLFILIFGPTIYILSTFTEGLGHYVSHFTSLTFNTYAYEKESQAWFTNWTILYWAWWISWAPYVGLFIAKISKGRTIREFIIAVLIIPSLFNFIWMTVFGSSAVWIDEFVANGAISDFAKDPNTLLFNFFTYFPLSGFLNVLAIVIICVFFITSADSGIYIMNSIASRGEGTAPKWQNVFWGILLVIVSLSLLQSGGLVSLQTMTLIMALPFGIIMLLLCVNLWKALIADDKYSSTKYSHASNNWNDYHWKLRLSKILSYSQKKDIKAFLSQTVRDAFEEIIIELKKNDIEATVTEVKSPIHSIELEIEYQKLKNFKYGVKAQVLNVSKTLIREENAPLIDNETVFIPITYFDDNRKGYDIQYLSKDEIISDVLREYERFLNLGSGNTTDLLMKI, encoded by the coding sequence ATGAATAGTATTTTTCGGAATCTAAAAAAAATCAATACAAATTTTACTCCCACAGTGGCACTGCCAAGTATAGTATTGATTCTTTTACTATCCCTTTTTTGTGGGCTATTCTCAAATGATGCTGCAGCCGTTTTAGATTTTTCTAAGGGAATTATTTTTAAAAATCTAAGTTGGTTTTATGTACTATTGGTAACTCTTTTTGTGTTATTTCTCCTTTTTGCCGCAATAAGTAAATTTGGAAAAATAAAACTCGGAGCAGATGACTCAGAACCCGAATATTCGTCTTTTTCGTGGATAGCAATGCTTTTTGCTGCTGGAATGGGAATTGGATTAATGTATTTTGGGGTATCTGAAACCATGGCACATTTTGCAAATCCGGCAATAAGCAATTTAGATGAAAATCTTCGGGCTAAAGAAGCACAACTATACACATTTTTCCACTGGGGTATCCATGCGTGGTCTATCTATGGAGTTGTAGGCTTGTCTTTGGCTTATTTTACATACAGATACAACCTTCCTTTGGCAATTAGAAGTGGGTTTTACCCTATGCTAAAAGACAGAATAAATGGCAGATTAGGCAATATCGTTGATGTATTTGGACTTTGCAGTACTTTTTTTGGAATTACAACAACGCTTGGTTTTGGAGTGGTACAACTCTGCGCAGGATTACATAGCTTAGGAGTGATTCACAATACAACTTTTGAATACCAAGCGATAATTGTAATTTTAGTAATGAGTATTGCCGTTCTTTCTGCCCTTTCTGGTTTAGGAAAAGGAGTGAAATTAATGAGTGAAATTAATATTATACTCGCCACTTTATTGATGTTGTTTATTTTGATTTTTGGACCAACAATATACATACTAAGCACCTTCACAGAAGGTTTAGGGCATTATGTAAGCCATTTTACTTCCCTTACATTCAATACGTATGCTTACGAAAAAGAAAGTCAAGCTTGGTTTACAAACTGGACCATTTTATACTGGGCTTGGTGGATTTCTTGGGCGCCTTATGTAGGACTCTTTATTGCAAAAATTTCAAAAGGGAGAACCATTCGCGAATTTATTATTGCAGTTCTAATTATTCCGTCTCTTTTTAATTTTATATGGATGACCGTTTTTGGCAGTAGCGCAGTTTGGATTGATGAATTTGTGGCCAACGGTGCAATAAGTGATTTTGCAAAAGATCCAAATACCCTTCTATTTAATTTCTTTACTTATTTTCCTCTTAGTGGTTTCTTAAACGTTTTGGCAATTGTTATTATTTGTGTCTTTTTTATCACATCTGCCGATTCTGGAATTTACATCATGAATAGCATAGCCTCACGTGGAGAAGGAACGGCACCTAAATGGCAAAATGTTTTTTGGGGAATTTTACTCGTAATTGTTTCGCTAAGTTTACTACAATCTGGAGGACTTGTTTCTTTGCAAACCATGACTCTTATTATGGCATTGCCTTTTGGTATAATAATGCTTTTACTATGTGTTAATTTGTGGAAAGCCTTAATTGCCGACGATAAATATTCATCCACTAAATATTCGCATGCTAGCAACAATTGGAATGATTATCACTGGAAACTCCGATTAAGTAAAATACTTAGTTATTCTCAGAAAAAAGACATTAAAGCATTTTTGAGTCAAACAGTACGGGATGCATTTGAAGAAATTATCATTGAACTAAAAAAGAATGACATCGAAGCAACTGTAACTGAAGTAAAATCTCCAATACACTCGATTGAATTAGAGATAGAGTATCAAAAATTAAAGAATTTTAAATACGGTGTAAAAGCACAAGTTTTAAACGTGTCTAAAACATTAATCAGGGAAGAAAATGCGCCTCTTATTGACAATGAAACTGTTTTTATACCTATAACTTATTTTGATGACAACAGAAAAGGATATGATATTCAATACCTAAGTAAAGATGAAATTATATCTGATGTTTTAAGAGAGTATGAACGATTCTTAAATTTAGGTTCCGGCAATACTACCGATTTACTGATGAAAATTTGA
- a CDS encoding helix-turn-helix domain-containing protein — MRLIIKEVRESKKLTQDEIVELSGIKKRTYVDYENGKSDIPLSKLQNIANALKVNLFELFEGYNETLAEMSQNSLLTKLQFENEALKKENEELRKDKAFFQSLLKPNDHDKSQTA; from the coding sequence ATGCGACTGATTATCAAAGAAGTAAGAGAAAGCAAAAAACTAACTCAAGACGAAATCGTTGAACTTTCAGGCATAAAGAAGAGAACTTATGTAGATTACGAGAACGGAAAATCAGATATTCCACTCTCAAAATTGCAAAATATAGCAAATGCTTTAAAAGTAAACTTGTTTGAATTATTTGAAGGATACAATGAAACACTGGCCGAAATGAGCCAAAATAGTTTATTGACAAAATTGCAATTTGAAAATGAAGCATTAAAAAAAGAGAATGAAGAATTAAGAAAAGACAAAGCCTTTTTCCAATCCCTATTAAAACCAAATGACCATGATAAAAGTCAAACGGCATAG